The following proteins come from a genomic window of Nicotiana tomentosiformis chromosome 12, ASM39032v3, whole genome shotgun sequence:
- the LOC104087824 gene encoding uncharacterized protein isoform X1, giving the protein MLSHISASLSHTSSTTTASFLLRRGPSLRPKFPFCPYKPSKFQKQHRFVFSSMDSAATVDSVANDLKKQSLKGTENVDISSKLNIEELNWDNSFVRELPGDPRSDSIPREVLLFYTPSAPIYVVVLHACYTKVLPSVKVDNPQLVAWSESVAELLELDPKEFERPDFPFIFSGASPLVGAMPYAQNYGGHQFGMWAGQLGDGRAITLGEILNSKSQRWELQLKGAGKTPYSRFADGLAVLRSSIREFLCSEAMHSLGIPTTRALCLVTTGKDVLRDMFYDGNPKDEPGAIVCRVAQSFLRFGSYQLHASRGKKDLEIVRALADYAIRYHFPHLENMTRSGSISFNTGEEDNSAVDLTTNKYAAWAVEVAERTASMIARWQGVGFTHGVMNTDNMSVLGLTIDYGPFGFLDAFDPSFTPNTTDLPGRRYCFANQPDVGLWNIAQFTSALSTAELLNDKEADYAMESYGNKFMDDYQAIMTRKLGLAKYNKKLIGELLKNMAIDKVDYTNFFRLLSNIKADPTIPEDQLLIPLKAVLLDIGEERKEAWASWVKAYIQELSTTGVSDEERKVSMNSVNPKYILRNYLCQTAIDVAEQGDFGEVRQLLKVMQCPFDEQPGMEKYTRLPPAWAYRPGVCMLSCSS; this is encoded by the exons ATGCTTTCCCACATTTCAGCTTCACTCTCTCACACCTCTTCCACCACCACCGCTTCCTTCCTCCTCCGCCGCGGCCCATCTCTTCGACCCAAATTCCCTTTTTGCCCTTACAAACCCTCCAAATTTCAAAAACAACACCGTTTTGTGTTTTCTTCAATGGACTCAGCTGCCACTGTTGATTCAGTTGCTAATGATTTAAAGAAACAAAGCTTAAAAGGAACTGAAAATGTTGATATTAGTAGTAAATTGAATATTGAAGAGCTTAATTGGGATAATTCTTTCGTTCGTGAATTGCCTGGTGATCCCAGAAGTGATAGTATTCCAAGAGAG GTATTACTCTTTTATACTCCGTCCGCCCCAATTTATGTGGTG GTGTTGCATGCTTGCTACACAAAAGTGTTACCCTCTGTAAAGGTTGATAACCCTCAGCTTGTAGCATGGTCAGAATCAGTGGCGGAGTTACTCGAATTGGATCCCAAAGA ATTTGAGAGGCCTGATTTTCCCTTTATATTCTCGGGGGCATCACCATTAGTGGGAGC GATGCCTTATGCCCAAAATTATGGCGGACATCAGTTCGGCATGTGGGCCGGTCAGTTAGGGGATGGTAGGGCGATAACTCTTGGAGAGATTTTGAATTCGAAGTCTCAAAGGTGGGAGCTGCAACTGAAGGGTGCTGGAAAGACCCCATATAGTCGTTTTGCTGATGGTCTTGCAGTGCTTCGTAGCAGCATTCGGGAATTCCTTTGCAGCGAAGCAATGCATAGTCTTGGAATCCCAACAACACGAGCACTTTGTCTAGTGACGACAGGAAAAGATGTCCTGAGGGATATGTTTTACGA CGGAAATCCCAAAGATGAGCCTGGTGCAATTGTCTGCAGAGTTGCCCAATCCTTCCTGCGTTTTGGTTCTTATCAGCTACATGCCTCCAGAGGTAAAAAGGATCTTGAGATTGTCCGTGCTTTGGCAGACTACGCCATTAGATATCACTTCCCCCATTTGGAGAACATGACTAGGAGTGGAAGTATATCATTCAACACTGGTGAGGAAGACAATTCAGCTGTGGATTTAACTACAAACAAGTATGCAG CATGGGCAGTGGAAGTCGCTGAGCGAACCGCTTCAATGATTGCCAGGTGGCAGGGTGTTGGTTTCACACATGGAGTGATGAACACTGATAACATGAGCGTGTTAGGACTCACCATCGACTATGGCCCTTTTGGATTTTTAGATGCTTTTGATCCCAGTTTCACACCAAATACCACTGATCTTCCTGGCAGAAGATACTGTTTTGCAAATCAGCCAGATGTGGGTTTATGGAATATTGCACAGTTTACCTCTGCTCTATCTACTGCGGAGTTGCTAAATGATAAGGAGGCTGATTATGCCATGGAAAG TTATGGCAACAAATTTATGGATGATTACCAAGCTATCATGACCAGAAAACTTGGTCTGGCAAAGTACAATAAAAAGTTGATTGGTGAACTACTCAAGAATATGGCCATTGATAAAGTTGATTATACAAATTTCTTTCGATTGCTATCAAACATCAAAGCTGATCCTACAATTCCAGAGGACCAGTTATTGATTCCTCTTAAAGCTGTTCTCTTGGATATTGGCGAGGAACGCAAGGAAGCCTGGGCAAGCTGGGTAAAGGCTTACATACAAGAG CTCTCTACAACTGGTGTTTCCGACGAGGAGAGGAAGGTTTCGATGAATTCTGTAAATCCAAAGTACATACTTAGAAACTATTTATGCCAGACTGCTATTGATGTAGCAGAACAAGGCGATTTTGGGGAGGTTCGGCAGCTATTAAAGGTAATGCAATGCCCATTTGATGAACAACCGGGTATGGAGAAGTACACACGGTTGCCTCCAGCTTGGGCCTATCGTCCGGGTGTATGCATGCTTTCTTGTTCTTCATAA
- the LOC104087824 gene encoding uncharacterized protein isoform X2, which translates to MLSHISASLSHTSSTTTASFLLRRGPSLRPKFPFCPYKPSKFQKQHRFVFSSMDSAATVDSVANDLKKQSLKGTENVDISSKLNIEELNWDNSFVRELPGDPRSDSIPREVLHACYTKVLPSVKVDNPQLVAWSESVAELLELDPKEFERPDFPFIFSGASPLVGAMPYAQNYGGHQFGMWAGQLGDGRAITLGEILNSKSQRWELQLKGAGKTPYSRFADGLAVLRSSIREFLCSEAMHSLGIPTTRALCLVTTGKDVLRDMFYDGNPKDEPGAIVCRVAQSFLRFGSYQLHASRGKKDLEIVRALADYAIRYHFPHLENMTRSGSISFNTGEEDNSAVDLTTNKYAAWAVEVAERTASMIARWQGVGFTHGVMNTDNMSVLGLTIDYGPFGFLDAFDPSFTPNTTDLPGRRYCFANQPDVGLWNIAQFTSALSTAELLNDKEADYAMESYGNKFMDDYQAIMTRKLGLAKYNKKLIGELLKNMAIDKVDYTNFFRLLSNIKADPTIPEDQLLIPLKAVLLDIGEERKEAWASWVKAYIQELSTTGVSDEERKVSMNSVNPKYILRNYLCQTAIDVAEQGDFGEVRQLLKVMQCPFDEQPGMEKYTRLPPAWAYRPGVCMLSCSS; encoded by the exons ATGCTTTCCCACATTTCAGCTTCACTCTCTCACACCTCTTCCACCACCACCGCTTCCTTCCTCCTCCGCCGCGGCCCATCTCTTCGACCCAAATTCCCTTTTTGCCCTTACAAACCCTCCAAATTTCAAAAACAACACCGTTTTGTGTTTTCTTCAATGGACTCAGCTGCCACTGTTGATTCAGTTGCTAATGATTTAAAGAAACAAAGCTTAAAAGGAACTGAAAATGTTGATATTAGTAGTAAATTGAATATTGAAGAGCTTAATTGGGATAATTCTTTCGTTCGTGAATTGCCTGGTGATCCCAGAAGTGATAGTATTCCAAGAGAG GTGTTGCATGCTTGCTACACAAAAGTGTTACCCTCTGTAAAGGTTGATAACCCTCAGCTTGTAGCATGGTCAGAATCAGTGGCGGAGTTACTCGAATTGGATCCCAAAGA ATTTGAGAGGCCTGATTTTCCCTTTATATTCTCGGGGGCATCACCATTAGTGGGAGC GATGCCTTATGCCCAAAATTATGGCGGACATCAGTTCGGCATGTGGGCCGGTCAGTTAGGGGATGGTAGGGCGATAACTCTTGGAGAGATTTTGAATTCGAAGTCTCAAAGGTGGGAGCTGCAACTGAAGGGTGCTGGAAAGACCCCATATAGTCGTTTTGCTGATGGTCTTGCAGTGCTTCGTAGCAGCATTCGGGAATTCCTTTGCAGCGAAGCAATGCATAGTCTTGGAATCCCAACAACACGAGCACTTTGTCTAGTGACGACAGGAAAAGATGTCCTGAGGGATATGTTTTACGA CGGAAATCCCAAAGATGAGCCTGGTGCAATTGTCTGCAGAGTTGCCCAATCCTTCCTGCGTTTTGGTTCTTATCAGCTACATGCCTCCAGAGGTAAAAAGGATCTTGAGATTGTCCGTGCTTTGGCAGACTACGCCATTAGATATCACTTCCCCCATTTGGAGAACATGACTAGGAGTGGAAGTATATCATTCAACACTGGTGAGGAAGACAATTCAGCTGTGGATTTAACTACAAACAAGTATGCAG CATGGGCAGTGGAAGTCGCTGAGCGAACCGCTTCAATGATTGCCAGGTGGCAGGGTGTTGGTTTCACACATGGAGTGATGAACACTGATAACATGAGCGTGTTAGGACTCACCATCGACTATGGCCCTTTTGGATTTTTAGATGCTTTTGATCCCAGTTTCACACCAAATACCACTGATCTTCCTGGCAGAAGATACTGTTTTGCAAATCAGCCAGATGTGGGTTTATGGAATATTGCACAGTTTACCTCTGCTCTATCTACTGCGGAGTTGCTAAATGATAAGGAGGCTGATTATGCCATGGAAAG TTATGGCAACAAATTTATGGATGATTACCAAGCTATCATGACCAGAAAACTTGGTCTGGCAAAGTACAATAAAAAGTTGATTGGTGAACTACTCAAGAATATGGCCATTGATAAAGTTGATTATACAAATTTCTTTCGATTGCTATCAAACATCAAAGCTGATCCTACAATTCCAGAGGACCAGTTATTGATTCCTCTTAAAGCTGTTCTCTTGGATATTGGCGAGGAACGCAAGGAAGCCTGGGCAAGCTGGGTAAAGGCTTACATACAAGAG CTCTCTACAACTGGTGTTTCCGACGAGGAGAGGAAGGTTTCGATGAATTCTGTAAATCCAAAGTACATACTTAGAAACTATTTATGCCAGACTGCTATTGATGTAGCAGAACAAGGCGATTTTGGGGAGGTTCGGCAGCTATTAAAGGTAATGCAATGCCCATTTGATGAACAACCGGGTATGGAGAAGTACACACGGTTGCCTCCAGCTTGGGCCTATCGTCCGGGTGTATGCATGCTTTCTTGTTCTTCATAA